A window from Citrobacter amalonaticus encodes these proteins:
- a CDS encoding cytochrome o ubiquinol oxidase subunit III, with product MATDTLAHATAHAHEHGHHDAGQNKIFGFWIYLMSDCILFSILFATYAVLVNGTAGGPTGKDIFELPFVLVETFLLLFSSITYGMAAIAMHKNNKSQVVSWLALTFLFGAGFIGMEIYEFHHLIVNGMGPDRSGFLSAFFALVGTHGLHVTSGLIWMAVLMVQIARRGLTSTNRTRIMCLSLFWHFLDVVWICVFTVVYLMGAM from the coding sequence ATGGCAACTGATACATTAGCGCACGCGACTGCCCACGCGCACGAACACGGGCACCACGATGCAGGCCAGAACAAAATCTTCGGATTTTGGATCTACCTGATGAGCGATTGCATTCTGTTCTCTATTCTGTTTGCTACCTATGCCGTTCTGGTGAACGGCACCGCAGGTGGCCCGACAGGTAAGGACATTTTCGAACTGCCGTTCGTTCTGGTTGAAACTTTCTTGCTGTTGTTCAGCTCCATTACCTATGGCATGGCGGCGATCGCCATGCACAAGAACAACAAGAGCCAGGTGGTTTCCTGGCTGGCGTTGACCTTCTTGTTTGGTGCCGGCTTCATCGGGATGGAAATCTATGAATTCCATCATCTGATTGTTAACGGTATGGGCCCGGATCGCAGCGGCTTCCTCTCTGCGTTCTTCGCGCTGGTCGGCACCCACGGTCTGCACGTGACGTCCGGTCTTATCTGGATGGCCGTGCTGATGGTACAGATCGCCCGTCGCGGCCTGACCAGCACCAACCGCACCCGCATCATGTGCCTGAGCCTGTTCTGGCACTTCCTGGACGTGGTGTGGATCTGTGTGTTCACTGTTGTTTATCTGATGGGGGCGATGTAA
- the cyoB gene encoding cytochrome o ubiquinol oxidase subunit I, whose product MFGKLTLDAVPFHEPIVMVTIAAIIIGGAALLGLITYFGKWTYLWKEWLTSVDHKRLGIMYVIVAIVMLVRGFADAIMMRSQQALASAGEAGFLPPHHYDQIFTAHGVIMIFFVAMPFVIGLMNLVVPLQIGARDVAFPFLNNLSFWFTVVGVILVNLSLGVGEFAQTGWLAYPPLSGIEYSPSVGVDYWIWAVQLSGIGTTLTGINFFVTIIKMRAPGMTMFKMPVFTWASLCANILIIASFPILTVTVALLTLDRYLGTHFFTNDMGGNMMMYINLIWAWGHPEVYILILPVFGVFSEIAATFSRKRLFGYTSLVWATVCITVLSFIVWLHHFFTMGAGANVNAFFGITTMIIAIPTGVKIFNWLFTMYQGRIVFHSAMLWTIGFIVTFSVGGMTGVLLAVPGADFVLHNSLFLIAHFHNVIIGGVVFGCFAGMTYWWPKAFGFTLNETWGKRAFWFWIIGFFVAFMPLYVLGFMGMTRRLSQQIDPQFHPMLVVAACGAALIAVGILCQFIQMYVSIRDREQNRDLTGDPWGGRTLEWATSSPPPFYNFAVVPHVHERDAFWEMKEKGEAYKQPAHYEEIHMPKNSGAGIVITAFATLFGFAMIWHIWWLAIASFAGMIISWIVKSFDEDVDYYVPVPEIEKLENQHFDEITKAGLKNGN is encoded by the coding sequence ATGTTCGGAAAATTGACACTGGATGCAGTTCCGTTCCATGAACCCATCGTCATGGTTACGATCGCTGCTATTATCATCGGTGGTGCGGCTTTACTTGGCCTGATTACTTACTTTGGTAAGTGGACCTACCTGTGGAAAGAGTGGCTAACTTCGGTTGACCACAAACGCCTTGGCATCATGTATGTCATCGTCGCTATCGTCATGTTGGTTCGTGGCTTTGCTGACGCCATCATGATGCGTAGTCAGCAAGCGCTGGCGTCTGCAGGTGAAGCGGGCTTCCTGCCGCCTCACCACTACGATCAGATATTCACGGCTCACGGCGTGATCATGATCTTCTTCGTGGCAATGCCATTTGTTATCGGTCTGATGAACCTGGTGGTTCCACTGCAGATTGGTGCGCGTGACGTTGCGTTCCCGTTCCTGAACAACCTGAGCTTCTGGTTCACCGTTGTCGGCGTTATCCTGGTTAACCTGTCTCTGGGTGTGGGTGAATTCGCGCAGACCGGTTGGCTGGCGTACCCGCCGCTCTCGGGAATTGAGTACAGTCCAAGCGTCGGGGTCGACTATTGGATATGGGCAGTCCAGTTGTCCGGTATTGGTACAACCCTGACCGGTATCAACTTCTTTGTGACTATCATTAAGATGCGCGCGCCAGGCATGACCATGTTCAAGATGCCGGTCTTTACCTGGGCATCGCTATGCGCAAACATCCTGATTATCGCCTCCTTCCCGATTCTGACGGTTACCGTCGCGTTGCTTACCCTGGATCGTTATCTGGGCACCCATTTCTTTACCAACGATATGGGCGGCAACATGATGATGTACATCAACCTGATTTGGGCCTGGGGCCATCCGGAAGTGTACATTCTGATTCTGCCGGTATTCGGGGTGTTCTCGGAAATCGCCGCGACCTTCTCACGTAAACGTCTGTTTGGTTACACCTCGCTGGTGTGGGCAACCGTGTGTATTACCGTATTGTCGTTCATCGTCTGGCTGCACCACTTCTTTACCATGGGTGCCGGTGCGAACGTTAACGCCTTCTTCGGTATTACCACCATGATTATCGCCATCCCGACCGGGGTGAAGATCTTCAACTGGCTGTTCACCATGTATCAGGGCCGTATCGTATTCCACTCAGCAATGCTGTGGACGATTGGCTTTATCGTGACCTTCTCAGTCGGCGGGATGACCGGCGTACTGCTGGCGGTCCCGGGCGCGGACTTTGTACTGCACAACAGTCTGTTCCTGATTGCGCACTTCCATAACGTTATTATCGGCGGCGTCGTATTTGGTTGCTTCGCGGGTATGACCTACTGGTGGCCAAAAGCGTTTGGCTTCACGCTGAACGAAACCTGGGGTAAACGCGCATTCTGGTTCTGGATCATCGGCTTCTTCGTTGCTTTCATGCCGCTGTATGTGCTGGGCTTTATGGGGATGACTCGTCGTCTCAGCCAGCAGATTGACCCTCAGTTCCATCCGATGCTGGTTGTTGCTGCCTGTGGCGCCGCGCTGATTGCAGTGGGTATCCTGTGCCAGTTCATTCAGATGTATGTTTCTATTCGCGACCGCGAACAGAATCGTGATCTGACCGGTGACCCATGGGGTGGCCGTACGCTGGAATGGGCAACGTCTTCTCCGCCTCCGTTCTATAACTTTGCCGTTGTGCCGCACGTTCATGAGCGTGATGCCTTCTGGGAAATGAAAGAAAAAGGTGAAGCGTACAAGCAGCCTGCGCACTATGAAGAGATTCATATGCCGAAGAATAGCGGTGCCGGTATCGTCATTACCGCCTTCGCTACGCTGTTTGGTTTCGCCATGATCTGGCATATCTGGTGGCTGGCTATTGCAAGCTTCGCAGGCATGATCATCAGCTGGATTGTGAAAAGCTTTGATGAAGATGTGGACTACTACGTGCCGGTCCCGGAAATCGAAAAACTGGAAAACCAGCATTTCGATGAGATTACTAAGGCAGGGCTGAAAAATGGCAACTGA
- the cyoA gene encoding cytochrome o ubiquinol oxidase subunit II, translated as MRLRKYNKSLGWLSLIAGTALLSGCNSALLDPKGQIGLEQRSLILTAFGLMLIVVIPAILMAVGFAWKYRASNKDAKYSPNWSHSNKVEAVVWTVPILIIIFLAVLTWKTTHALEPSKPLAHDEKPITIEVVSMDWKWFFIYPEQGIATVNEIAFPANTPVYFKVTSNSVMNSFFIPRLGSQIYAMAGMQTRLHLIANEAGTYDGISASYSGPGFSGMKFKAIATEDRAAFDQWVAKAKQSPNTMSDMAAFEKVAVPSEYNQVEYFSNVKPDLFKDVINKFMAHGQSMDMTQPEGEHSSHEGMEGMDMSHAEAANSRG; from the coding sequence ATGAGACTCAGGAAATACAATAAAAGTTTGGGATGGTTGTCATTAATTGCAGGCACTGCATTACTCAGTGGCTGTAATTCTGCGCTGTTAGATCCCAAAGGACAGATTGGACTGGAGCAACGTTCGCTGATACTGACGGCATTTGGCCTGATGTTGATCGTCGTTATTCCTGCAATCTTGATGGCTGTAGGTTTTGCCTGGAAGTACCGTGCAAGCAATAAAGATGCGAAGTATAGCCCGAACTGGTCACACTCCAATAAAGTGGAAGCGGTGGTCTGGACGGTTCCTATCTTAATCATCATTTTCCTTGCCGTGCTGACCTGGAAAACCACTCACGCTCTTGAGCCAAGCAAGCCGCTGGCGCATGACGAGAAGCCCATTACCATCGAAGTGGTTTCCATGGACTGGAAATGGTTCTTCATCTACCCGGAACAGGGCATTGCTACCGTGAATGAAATCGCCTTCCCGGCGAACACTCCGGTGTACTTCAAAGTGACCTCTAACTCCGTGATGAACTCCTTCTTCATCCCACGTCTGGGCAGCCAGATTTATGCCATGGCCGGTATGCAGACTCGCCTGCATCTGATCGCCAATGAAGCCGGTACCTATGACGGTATCTCCGCAAGCTATAGCGGACCTGGCTTCTCCGGTATGAAGTTCAAGGCTATCGCAACAGAGGACCGCGCCGCATTCGACCAATGGGTTGCTAAAGCGAAACAGTCACCGAACACCATGAGCGACATGGCTGCGTTCGAGAAAGTGGCTGTGCCAAGCGAATACAACCAGGTGGAATACTTCTCCAACGTGAAACCCGATTTGTTTAAAGACGTGATTAACAAATTTATGGCTCACGGTCAGAGCATGGACATGACCCAACCGGAAGGTGAGCACAGCTCGCACGAAGGAATGGAAGGCATGGACATGAGCCACGCGGAAGCCGCCAACTCAAGGGGCTGA
- the ampG gene encoding muropeptide MFS transporter AmpG, with product MPSHYLRIFQQPKSAILLMLGFASGLPLALTSGTLQAWMTVENIDLKTIGFFSLVGQAYVFKFLWSPVMDRYTPPFLGRRRGWLLTTQCLLLVSIAAMGFLEPGSQLRWMAALAVVIAFCSASQDIVFDAWKTDVLAAEERGTGAAISVLGYRLGMLVSGGLALWMADRWLGWQGMYWLMAALLIPCIISTLLAPEPTDSIPVPKTLEQAVAAPLRDFFGRNNAWLILLLIILYKLGDAFAMSLTTTFLIRGVGFDAGEVGVVNKTLGLIATIIGALYGGVLMQRLTLFRALLIFGILQGVSNAGYWLLSVTDKHMFSMAAAVFFENLCGGMGTSAFVALLMTLCNKSFSATQFALLSALSAVGRVYVGPVAGWFVEAHGWSTFYLFSVVAAVPGLILLLVCRQTLEYTRQSESFLPRTEFRSAYRLALWILMAGCVLLAVWLLLLSLNALAFTNFSFLAGLLEVAVTIAIFGIVFGGLLDYLALCKTRLV from the coding sequence ATGCCTAGTCACTACTTACGCATTTTTCAACAACCGAAATCAGCCATTTTGCTGATGTTAGGTTTTGCCTCCGGCCTGCCGCTCGCGTTGACCTCCGGTACGCTTCAGGCATGGATGACCGTCGAGAATATCGACCTGAAAACCATCGGTTTCTTTTCGCTGGTCGGTCAGGCTTACGTCTTTAAATTTCTCTGGTCTCCGGTCATGGACCGCTACACACCGCCCTTTTTAGGTCGTCGTCGTGGCTGGTTGCTGACGACGCAATGTTTGTTGCTGGTCTCCATCGCTGCGATGGGTTTTCTGGAGCCCGGTAGCCAGTTGCGATGGATGGCGGCGCTGGCGGTAGTGATCGCCTTTTGTTCAGCGTCGCAAGATATTGTGTTTGACGCCTGGAAAACGGACGTCTTAGCCGCAGAAGAGCGCGGAACCGGTGCGGCAATCAGCGTGCTCGGCTATCGCCTCGGCATGCTGGTGTCCGGTGGACTGGCGCTGTGGATGGCCGACCGCTGGCTCGGCTGGCAAGGCATGTACTGGCTGATGGCAGCATTACTGATCCCTTGTATTATTTCCACTCTGCTCGCCCCCGAACCGACCGACAGCATTCCGGTGCCAAAAACGCTGGAGCAGGCAGTCGCAGCCCCGCTACGCGATTTCTTCGGACGTAACAACGCCTGGCTGATTTTGCTGCTCATCATCCTTTATAAGCTGGGTGATGCCTTCGCCATGAGCCTGACCACCACCTTTTTGATTCGTGGTGTGGGCTTTGACGCCGGAGAAGTGGGCGTCGTCAATAAAACGCTGGGGCTTATCGCCACGATTATTGGCGCGCTGTACGGCGGGGTGTTGATGCAACGGCTGACGCTGTTTCGCGCTTTACTGATTTTCGGCATTCTGCAGGGCGTCTCTAACGCCGGATACTGGCTCCTGTCGGTGACCGACAAGCACATGTTCAGCATGGCTGCGGCGGTGTTTTTCGAGAACCTGTGCGGGGGAATGGGGACGTCAGCGTTCGTCGCGCTACTGATGACGCTGTGTAATAAGTCATTTTCCGCCACCCAGTTTGCCCTGCTGTCAGCGCTTTCTGCCGTGGGGCGCGTCTATGTTGGCCCGGTTGCCGGTTGGTTTGTCGAGGCGCATGGCTGGTCGACGTTTTATCTTTTCTCCGTCGTAGCCGCCGTTCCGGGCCTGATATTGCTGCTGGTGTGTCGGCAAACGCTGGAGTACACGCGACAGAGCGAAAGTTTCCTGCCGCGAACAGAATTCCGTTCAGCCTACCGTCTGGCGTTATGGATTTTGATGGCGGGATGCGTGTTGCTTGCCGTCTGGCTGCTGTTGCTATCGCTGAACGCGCTGGCGTTCACTAACTTCTCCTTCCTCGCCGGACTGCTGGAAGTCGCAGTGACTATCGCCATTTTCGGCATCGTGTTTGGCGGCTTGCTCGACTATCTGGCGCTATGCAAAACGCGGCTGGTGTAA
- a CDS encoding lipoprotein: protein MLKKILFPLIALFMLAGCATPPTTIDVSPKITLPQQDPSLMGVTVSINGADQRPDQALAKVTRDNQLVTLTASRDLRFLLQEVLEKQMTSRGYMVGPNGAVNLQIIVNQLYADVSQGNVRYNIATKADIAIIATAANGNKMTKNYRASYSVEGAFQATNKNIANAVNSVLTDTITDMSQDTSVHDFIKQNAR, encoded by the coding sequence ATGTTAAAAAAAATCCTCTTCCCGTTAATCGCGCTTTTCATGCTGGCGGGCTGTGCGACACCACCAACCACGATTGACGTTTCGCCTAAAATCACGCTCCCACAACAGGATCCTAGCCTGATGGGCGTGACCGTTAGCATCAACGGCGCCGATCAGCGTCCGGACCAGGCGCTGGCAAAAGTGACCCGCGACAATCAGTTGGTGACACTGACGGCCTCCCGCGATCTGCGCTTCCTGTTACAAGAAGTACTGGAAAAACAGATGACCTCGCGCGGTTATATGGTTGGCCCGAACGGTGCGGTGAACCTGCAGATCATTGTTAACCAGCTATACGCGGATGTGTCTCAGGGCAACGTGCGTTATAACATCGCCACCAAGGCCGATATCGCGATCATCGCGACGGCGGCCAACGGCAACAAGATGACCAAAAACTACCGCGCCAGCTACTCCGTTGAAGGCGCGTTCCAGGCGACCAACAAGAATATCGCCAACGCGGTTAACAGCGTGCTGACCGATACGATTACTGATATGTCTCAGGACACCAGCGTCCACGACTTCATCAAACAGAACGCTCGTTAA
- the bolA gene encoding transcriptional regulator BolA, which produces MMIREQIEEKLRAAFQPVFLEVVDESYRHNVPAGSESHFKVVLVSDRFTGERFLNRHRMIYGTLTAELSTTVHALALHTYTIKEWEGLQDTIFASPPCRGAGSIA; this is translated from the coding sequence ATGATGATACGTGAGCAAATAGAAGAAAAATTAAGGGCAGCGTTCCAACCCGTGTTCCTCGAGGTCGTGGATGAAAGCTATCGTCATAATGTCCCGGCTGGCTCAGAAAGCCACTTTAAGGTCGTTCTGGTTAGCGATCGCTTTACCGGCGAGCGTTTTTTGAATCGTCATCGGATGATCTACGGTACATTAACCGCAGAACTGTCTACGACGGTTCACGCGCTGGCTCTGCATACTTATACCATCAAAGAGTGGGAAGGGTTGCAGGATACGATCTTTGCGTCACCTCCCTGTCGTGGTGCGGGAAGCATCGCGTAA
- the tig gene encoding trigger factor — protein sequence MQVSVETTQGLGRRVTITIAADSIETAVKSELVNVAKKVRIDGFRKGKVPMNVVAQRYGASVRQDVLGDLMSRNFVDAIIKEKINPAGAPNYVPGEYKLGEDFTYAVEFEVYPEVELTGLDTIEVEKPVVEVTDADVDVMLDTLRKQQATWKDKDGAADAEDRVTLDFTGSVDGEEFEGGKASDFVLAMGQGRMIPGFEDGIKGHKAGEEFTIDVTFPEDYHAENLKGKAAKFAINLKKVEERELPELTEEFIKRFGVEDGSVAGLRTEVRKNMERELKGAVRNRVKSQAIDGLVKANDIDVPAALIDSEIDVLRRQAAQRFGGNEKQALELPRELFEEQAKRRVVVGLLLGEVIRTNELKADEDRVKGLIEEMASAYEDPKEVIEFYSKNKELMDNMRNVALEEQAVEAVLAKAKVTEKATTFNELMNQQA from the coding sequence ATGCAAGTTTCAGTTGAAACCACTCAAGGCCTTGGCCGCCGTGTAACGATTACTATCGCTGCTGACAGCATCGAGACCGCTGTTAAAAGCGAGCTGGTCAACGTAGCGAAGAAAGTGCGTATTGACGGCTTCCGTAAAGGCAAAGTACCGATGAATGTTGTTGCTCAGCGTTATGGCGCGTCCGTTCGCCAGGACGTTCTGGGTGACCTGATGAGCCGCAACTTCGTTGATGCCATCATCAAAGAAAAAATCAATCCGGCTGGCGCACCGAACTACGTTCCGGGCGAATACAAACTGGGTGAAGATTTCACCTACGCGGTAGAATTCGAAGTCTATCCGGAAGTTGAACTGACCGGCCTGGACACAATCGAAGTTGAAAAACCGGTTGTTGAAGTCACCGATGCGGATGTTGACGTGATGCTGGATACCCTGCGCAAACAGCAGGCGACCTGGAAAGATAAAGACGGCGCCGCGGATGCAGAAGACCGCGTTACCCTCGACTTCACCGGTTCTGTAGACGGCGAAGAGTTCGAAGGCGGTAAAGCGTCTGATTTCGTACTGGCGATGGGCCAGGGTCGTATGATCCCGGGCTTTGAAGACGGTATCAAAGGTCACAAAGCGGGCGAAGAGTTCACCATCGACGTGACTTTCCCGGAAGACTACCACGCTGAAAACCTGAAAGGTAAAGCGGCGAAATTCGCCATCAACCTGAAGAAAGTGGAAGAGCGTGAGCTGCCGGAACTGACTGAAGAATTCATCAAACGTTTTGGCGTTGAAGATGGTTCCGTTGCCGGTCTGCGTACTGAAGTCCGTAAAAACATGGAACGCGAGCTGAAAGGCGCGGTGCGTAACCGTGTTAAATCTCAGGCAATCGACGGTCTGGTGAAAGCGAACGACATCGACGTTCCTGCTGCACTGATTGACAGCGAAATCGACGTTCTGCGTCGTCAGGCTGCTCAGCGTTTCGGTGGTAACGAGAAACAAGCGCTGGAACTGCCGCGTGAACTGTTCGAAGAACAGGCTAAGCGTCGCGTAGTTGTGGGTCTGCTGCTGGGCGAAGTGATTCGTACCAATGAACTGAAAGCGGATGAAGATCGCGTGAAGGGCCTGATCGAAGAGATGGCTTCTGCTTACGAAGATCCGAAAGAAGTGATCGAGTTCTACAGCAAAAATAAAGAGCTGATGGACAACATGCGTAACGTCGCTCTGGAAGAGCAGGCGGTTGAAGCGGTTCTGGCGAAAGCCAAAGTGACTGAAAAAGCCACGACCTTCAATGAGCTGATGAACCAGCAGGCGTAA
- the clpP gene encoding ATP-dependent Clp endopeptidase proteolytic subunit ClpP: MSYSGERDNFAPHMALVPMVIEQTSRGERSFDIYSRLLKERVIFLTGQVEDHMANLIVAQMLFLEAENPEKDIYLYINSPGGVITAGMSIYDTMQFIKPDVSTICMGQAASMGAFLLTAGAKGKRFCLPNSRVMIHQPLGGYQGQATDIEIHAREILKVKGRMNELMAHHTGQSLEQIERDTERDRFLSAAEAVEYGLVDSILTHRN, encoded by the coding sequence ATGTCATACAGCGGCGAACGAGATAACTTTGCACCCCATATGGCGCTGGTGCCGATGGTCATTGAACAGACCTCACGTGGTGAGCGCTCTTTTGATATCTACTCTCGTCTACTTAAGGAACGTGTCATTTTTCTGACCGGCCAGGTCGAAGATCATATGGCTAACCTGATTGTGGCGCAGATGCTGTTCCTGGAAGCCGAAAACCCGGAAAAAGATATCTACCTGTACATTAACTCTCCGGGCGGCGTAATTACCGCAGGCATGTCGATTTATGACACCATGCAGTTTATTAAGCCAGACGTCAGCACCATTTGTATGGGCCAGGCGGCCTCTATGGGCGCGTTCTTGCTGACGGCCGGGGCAAAAGGTAAACGTTTCTGCCTGCCGAACTCCCGCGTAATGATTCATCAGCCGTTGGGCGGTTACCAGGGCCAGGCAACGGATATTGAAATTCACGCCCGTGAAATCCTGAAAGTTAAAGGGCGCATGAACGAACTTATGGCACACCATACGGGTCAATCTCTTGAGCAGATTGAGCGTGATACTGAGCGCGATCGCTTCCTCTCTGCCGCTGAGGCAGTTGAGTATGGCTTAGTCGACTCGATTTTGACCCATCGTAATTGA